Proteins from a single region of Butyrivibrio fibrisolvens:
- a CDS encoding RHS repeat domain-containing protein yields MTSTDKEGILDKYFYSYNNSGLISGISRERRDLAAVSGQYDYQYDEVGRLTRSSLNVQLRASYEYDAFGNRISLVESDAKTTYRYEFIEPGSIN; encoded by the coding sequence ATGACAAGCACTGATAAAGAAGGTATACTTGATAAGTACTTCTACAGCTACAACAATTCAGGCCTTATCTCAGGAATCAGCCGAGAAAGACGTGACCTTGCTGCAGTATCTGGTCAGTATGACTACCAGTATGATGAGGTGGGAAGACTTACAAGATCCAGTCTTAACGTACAGCTGAGAGCTTCTTATGAGTATGATGCCTTTGGTAACAGAATAAGCCTTGTTGAAAGCGATGCTAAGACCACATACAGGTATGAGTTTATTGAACCTGGTTCTATTAATTGA
- a CDS encoding DUF5071 domain-containing protein, translating into MSTKTNQNSNKNSAAGLLALVPKNKFDDRNLDKINVLSDSEMQVIMKDLLEWTKDINWPIALPIINILSKRENIVIPYLKEVFKSQDWEWETWILKYLVSGFTNESINKIKKELKEIVYMDIVDDDFVELQALIRELYIK; encoded by the coding sequence ATGAGTACTAAAACAAACCAAAATAGCAATAAAAACAGTGCCGCTGGATTGCTGGCTCTTGTACCAAAGAACAAGTTTGATGATAGGAATCTGGATAAGATCAATGTTCTTTCAGACTCTGAAATGCAAGTGATCATGAAAGACTTGTTGGAATGGACCAAAGATATTAACTGGCCGATTGCTTTGCCGATAATAAATATTTTATCGAAGAGAGAAAACATAGTCATACCGTATTTGAAAGAAGTCTTCAAAAGTCAGGATTGGGAATGGGAAACTTGGATTCTCAAATACCTCGTTTCAGGCTTTACGAATGAAAGCATCAATAAAATAAAAAAGGAACTTAAAGAAATAGTATATATGGATATTGTTGATGACGATTTTGTAGAGTTACAGGCTCTGATAAGGGAATTATATATAAAATGA
- a CDS encoding DUF5104 domain-containing protein: MHRIIKCVMVFFISVTFLTGCVHHSFWDSDQKVSDDILEKIIEGINNKDEDAIKELFSEYAIENSESFDADVQSMFDFIDGNIVSYEESSPAGSFESSDRNYRIKKISSYYYVSTATDKYFFLIDNYSKNTLESEKQGVKCLIIVKAEDRLKVYDDNEKILFDGEEKIDRYGVYIPDIY; this comes from the coding sequence ATGCATAGGATAATTAAATGCGTTATGGTTTTCTTTATATCAGTTACTTTTCTTACTGGATGTGTACATCATTCATTTTGGGATAGTGATCAAAAGGTATCTGATGATATTTTAGAAAAAATCATAGAGGGGATTAATAACAAAGATGAAGATGCCATCAAAGAGTTATTTTCTGAATATGCAATAGAAAATTCAGAAAGCTTTGATGCGGATGTACAATCTATGTTTGATTTTATAGATGGCAACATAGTTTCTTACGAGGAATCAAGCCCTGCTGGCTCGTTTGAGTCGTCAGATAGAAATTATAGGATTAAAAAGATAAGTTCATACTATTATGTAAGTACAGCAACAGATAAATATTTTTTTCTGATAGATAATTATTCGAAAAATACCCTAGAATCAGAAAAACAAGGGGTAAAGTGTTTGATTATTGTAAAAGCTGAAGATAGGTTAAAAGTATATGATGATAATGAAAAAATACTATTTGATGGCGAAGAGAAAATAGACAGATACGGAGTATATATTCCGGATATTTATTAA
- a CDS encoding malic enzyme-like NAD(P)-binding protein codes for MDYAKVSLDKHYEWKGKIEIALRAPVDSSEALSLAYTPGVAQPCLEIQKDINKSYELTRRWNTVAVVTDGTAVLGLGDIGPEAGMPVMEGKCALFKAFGDVDAVPLCVRSKDVDEIVKTVSLLLGSFGGINLEDISAPRCFEIEEKLKEVSDIPIFHDDQHGTAVITLAGLMNALKVVGKNIEDIKIVTSGAGAAGIAIIKLLMAMGLKHVIMTDRKGAIYEGREGLNPIKEEMAKITNFDKEKGTLADVIKGADVFIGVSAPGTLTQDMVRSMAKDPIIFACANPTPEIFPDEAKAAGAAVVSTGRSDYPNQINNVLCFPGIFRGALDVRASEINDEMKIAAAKAIASLVSDEELSADYILPKAFDPRVKEAVATATAKAARETGVARI; via the coding sequence ATGGATTACGCTAAGGTTTCACTTGATAAGCACTACGAATGGAAGGGTAAGATTGAGATTGCGCTCCGCGCTCCTGTTGATTCATCAGAAGCTCTGAGCCTTGCATATACACCTGGTGTTGCTCAGCCATGCCTTGAGATTCAGAAGGATATTAACAAGAGCTACGAGCTTACAAGACGCTGGAATACAGTTGCTGTTGTAACTGACGGTACAGCAGTTCTTGGACTTGGTGACATCGGACCTGAAGCAGGCATGCCTGTTATGGAAGGTAAATGTGCTCTCTTTAAGGCATTTGGCGATGTTGACGCAGTTCCGCTTTGCGTAAGAAGCAAGGACGTTGACGAGATCGTTAAGACAGTATCCCTCCTTCTTGGCTCATTTGGTGGAATCAACCTTGAAGATATCTCAGCTCCAAGATGCTTTGAAATCGAAGAAAAGCTTAAGGAAGTAAGTGATATCCCGATCTTCCACGATGACCAGCACGGCACAGCAGTTATCACACTTGCTGGACTTATGAATGCCCTTAAAGTTGTTGGTAAGAACATCGAAGATATCAAGATCGTTACAAGCGGTGCAGGCGCAGCCGGAATCGCTATCATCAAGCTCCTTATGGCAATGGGCCTTAAGCACGTAATCATGACAGACCGTAAAGGCGCTATATATGAAGGCCGCGAAGGCCTCAACCCTATCAAAGAAGAGATGGCTAAGATCACAAACTTTGATAAGGAAAAAGGAACTCTTGCAGACGTGATCAAGGGCGCAGATGTATTCATCGGAGTATCTGCACCGGGAACACTTACTCAGGACATGGTTCGCTCTATGGCTAAAGATCCTATCATCTTTGCATGCGCTAACCCTACTCCTGAAATCTTCCCTGACGAAGCAAAGGCAGCAGGCGCAGCAGTAGTATCAACCGGAAGAAGCGACTATCCTAACCAGATCAACAACGTACTCTGCTTCCCTGGAATTTTCCGCGGAGCCCTCGATGTTAGAGCATCAGAGATCAACGACGAGATGAAGATCGCAGCTGCTAAAGCTATAGCATCCCTCGTATCTGACGAAGAGCTTAGCGCAGACTACATCCTTCCAAAGGCATTCGATCCTAGGGTAAAAGAAGCCGTTGCAACTGCAACAGCAAAAGCAGCCAGAGAAACAGGCGTTGCAAGAATTTAA
- a CDS encoding NADP-dependent isocitrate dehydrogenase, whose amino-acid sequence MAKIQMTTPIVEMDGDEMTRIIWALIKEHLLTPFIDLKTEYYDLGLKHRDETDDQVTIDSANATAKYGVAVKCATITPNADRVKEYDLKKMYKSPNGTIRAILDGTVFRTPIMVKGIDPNVRTWEKPITLARHAYGDVYKNVEIKVPGAGKAELVFTGADGKEIRETIQEFDGPGIIQGMHNKDKSIESFAHSCFKYALDTKMDVWFATKDTISKTYDATFRAIFDEVFEKDYKDKFDKAGITYFYTLIDDAVARVMKSKGGFIWACKNYDGDVMSDMVSSAFGSLAMMTSVLVSPSGVYEYEAAHGTVQRHYYKHLKGEETSTNPVATIFAWTGALRKRGELDGNKELMEFADKLEKATLSTIESGKMTGDLQLMTTLENTQKLNTENFILAIKDTLENL is encoded by the coding sequence ATGGCAAAAATCCAGATGACTACACCAATCGTTGAGATGGACGGAGATGAGATGACCAGAATTATCTGGGCACTTATCAAGGAGCACCTTCTTACACCTTTTATCGATCTTAAAACAGAGTACTACGACCTTGGTCTTAAGCACAGAGATGAGACAGATGATCAGGTTACAATCGACTCAGCCAATGCTACAGCTAAGTACGGCGTTGCAGTTAAGTGTGCAACTATCACACCTAACGCAGACAGAGTCAAGGAATATGATCTTAAGAAAATGTACAAGTCCCCTAACGGTACTATCCGTGCTATTCTTGACGGAACAGTATTCCGTACACCTATCATGGTAAAGGGCATCGATCCTAACGTTCGTACATGGGAGAAGCCTATAACACTTGCCCGTCACGCATACGGTGATGTTTACAAGAACGTTGAGATCAAGGTTCCTGGCGCAGGTAAGGCAGAGCTTGTATTTACAGGTGCTGATGGCAAAGAGATCCGCGAGACAATTCAGGAGTTCGACGGACCAGGAATAATTCAGGGTATGCACAATAAGGACAAGTCCATTGAAAGCTTCGCACACAGCTGCTTTAAGTACGCACTTGATACCAAGATGGATGTATGGTTTGCAACTAAGGATACTATCAGTAAGACTTACGATGCAACTTTTCGTGCTATCTTTGATGAAGTATTCGAAAAAGATTATAAAGATAAATTTGATAAAGCAGGCATAACATATTTTTACACACTTATAGATGATGCTGTTGCAAGAGTCATGAAGTCTAAGGGCGGATTCATCTGGGCTTGTAAGAACTATGACGGCGACGTTATGAGTGACATGGTATCATCAGCATTTGGTTCACTTGCTATGATGACTTCAGTACTCGTATCCCCAAGCGGAGTATACGAATACGAAGCAGCTCACGGAACTGTTCAGAGACACTACTACAAGCACCTTAAGGGTGAAGAGACATCAACTAACCCTGTTGCAACAATCTTTGCTTGGACAGGCGCACTTAGAAAGCGCGGCGAGCTTGACGGCAATAAGGAGCTCATGGAGTTTGCAGATAAGCTTGAGAAGGCAACACTTTCCACTATCGAAAGCGGCAAGATGACAGGCGATCTTCAGCTTATGACAACTCTTGAAAACACACAGAAACTTAATACAGAAAACTTCATTCTTGCGATAAAAGATACCTTAGAGAATCTTTGA
- a CDS encoding GntR family transcriptional regulator, whose product MTNKELNPEEMDKYSLRGRVFHKIREDILSGKYKDNEELKEVAIGKELGVSRTPVREAFRQLELEGLIKIIPNRGAYVTGIHANDVKDIYMIRSKLEGLCARWACENISKEQMEEMEEVVYLSEFHAAKGHMDQLAELDNRFHTILYESCHSKMLEHTLKDFHQYVLRIRQKTLSTNRGPVSNKEHEQIMLAIKDKDADLAEQLANQHMINAYSNMVKYGLYDLYSEDSDAKEDE is encoded by the coding sequence ATGACAAATAAAGAATTAAATCCTGAAGAGATGGATAAGTATTCTCTTAGAGGAAGAGTGTTCCACAAGATTCGTGAAGATATTCTTAGCGGTAAGTACAAGGACAATGAAGAACTTAAAGAGGTAGCTATAGGCAAAGAGCTTGGAGTTTCAAGAACTCCTGTTCGTGAAGCTTTCAGACAGCTTGAGCTTGAAGGTCTTATCAAGATCATCCCTAACAGGGGAGCTTATGTTACCGGAATACATGCAAATGATGTAAAAGATATATATATGATCCGCTCAAAACTAGAGGGCCTGTGCGCAAGATGGGCCTGCGAGAATATCTCCAAGGAGCAGATGGAAGAGATGGAAGAGGTAGTATACCTTTCAGAATTCCATGCAGCCAAGGGACATATGGATCAGCTTGCGGAGCTTGATAACCGATTCCATACAATTTTGTATGAATCATGTCATTCCAAGATGTTAGAGCATACGCTTAAGGATTTTCATCAGTATGTACTTAGAATCAGGCAGAAGACCCTGTCTACCAACAGAGGGCCTGTATCCAACAAGGAACATGAACAGATCATGCTTGCTATCAAGGACAAGGATGCAGATCTTGCCGAGCAGCTTGCTAACCAGCATATGATCAATGCATACTCCAATATGGTCAAATACGGATTGTATGATCTTTATAGTGAAGATAGTGATGCTAAGGAAGATGAATAA
- a CDS encoding 2-isopropylmalate synthase, producing MRQDNNAFQNRPVSMNSKNNLLQIEEHMYILDDVQKPNVFRNMFPYEEIPKIPFNDRIVPHNMPKDIWITDTTFRDGQQSRAPYTTEQIVTIYDMLHELGGPNGMIRASEFFLYSKKDRDAVYKCLEKGYKFPEVTSWIRASQEDFKLVKEIGLKETGILVSCSDYHIFLKLKMTRRQAMEHYLSVIRSCLDEGISPRCHLEDITRADIFGFVVPFCIELMKLKEEYKIPIKVRACDTMGYGVNFAGAVIPRSVQGIIYALNTNGGVPSELIEWHGHNDFYKAVTNSTTAWIYGCSGVNCSLFGIGERTGNTPLEAMVFEYAQLKGTLNGMNTQVITDLAEYYEKEIGFHIPPQTPFVGKNFNVTRAGIHADGLLKNEEIYNIFDTEKFLRRPPISAVSNTSGLAGIAHWINIHYNLKNEKAMDKKSPLVIKIKEWVDKQYADGRVTVLTDEELVTEIENVQKELGMEEFISA from the coding sequence ATGAGGCAGGATAATAACGCATTCCAAAACCGTCCGGTATCGATGAACAGCAAGAATAATCTCTTGCAGATCGAAGAGCACATGTACATTCTGGATGATGTACAGAAGCCGAACGTTTTCAGAAATATGTTTCCTTATGAGGAAATACCCAAGATTCCTTTCAACGATCGAATAGTTCCACACAATATGCCCAAGGATATATGGATCACGGATACAACATTTCGTGATGGTCAGCAGTCTCGCGCACCGTATACTACAGAGCAGATAGTCACAATCTATGACATGCTTCATGAGCTTGGCGGCCCTAATGGAATGATCAGAGCTTCAGAGTTCTTTTTATATAGTAAAAAAGACAGAGATGCAGTTTACAAGTGCCTTGAAAAGGGCTACAAATTCCCTGAGGTAACAAGCTGGATCCGTGCAAGTCAGGAGGATTTCAAGCTTGTTAAGGAGATTGGTCTTAAAGAAACAGGTATTCTGGTTTCCTGTTCCGATTATCATATTTTCTTAAAGCTTAAGATGACCAGAAGACAGGCTATGGAGCATTATCTTTCTGTTATCCGTTCCTGTCTTGATGAGGGAATCAGCCCCAGATGTCACCTTGAAGATATAACCCGTGCAGATATCTTCGGATTTGTAGTTCCGTTCTGTATCGAGCTTATGAAGTTAAAAGAAGAATATAAAATCCCGATAAAAGTCCGTGCTTGTGATACAATGGGATATGGCGTCAATTTCGCGGGTGCAGTTATACCAAGAAGTGTACAGGGTATAATCTATGCGCTTAATACTAACGGCGGCGTTCCATCAGAGCTTATAGAGTGGCATGGTCACAACGACTTCTATAAGGCAGTTACAAACTCAACTACAGCCTGGATCTACGGCTGCAGCGGCGTTAATTGTTCACTCTTTGGAATCGGCGAGCGTACGGGTAATACGCCTTTGGAAGCTATGGTATTTGAATATGCCCAGCTCAAGGGCACGCTCAACGGCATGAATACTCAGGTTATCACTGATCTTGCCGAGTATTATGAAAAAGAGATTGGATTCCACATTCCACCACAGACTCCTTTTGTAGGAAAGAATTTCAACGTTACTAGAGCAGGTATCCATGCAGATGGACTGCTTAAGAACGAAGAGATATATAACATTTTTGACACAGAAAAATTCCTTAGAAGGCCTCCGATCAGTGCTGTAAGCAATACTTCTGGTCTTGCAGGAATAGCACACTGGATCAACATTCACTACAATCTTAAGAATGAGAAGGCAATGGACAAGAAGTCACCGCTTGTTATTAAGATCAAAGAGTGGGTAGACAAGCAGTATGCAGATGGACGAGTAACAGTCCTTACTGATGAAGAGCTTGTAACTGAGATCGAGAATGTACAAAAAGAGCTTGGAATGGAAGAATTCATTTCAGCCTAA
- a CDS encoding YitT family protein — translation MTKATEKRYSDLFSYIFIIIGAMMASFSVACILLPNDTLDYGTAGLGIITSKLTGFNLSACVFGIFIPFIIAGFYFLGAKFAIRALVGTAVYTVGLELFENIPFVLDTEHFIAVAFGGAILGAGLSLILRFGGCIDGSEILANIVVDKFTEKTGKNISMTSILVAFNMMVYLLAFFLLNQNSALLGLLVYVVATAIIDHFTDHFESIKRVTIITKNPDAMIDKIRNDMKKTCTVMDSYGAIAGKNKTVICYVTYFELRKLRDIIDSFEENAFITVSTIDEIHIKS, via the coding sequence ATGACCAAAGCCACTGAAAAAAGATACTCAGATCTTTTCTCCTACATCTTCATTATCATAGGCGCCATGATGGCAAGCTTCTCCGTTGCCTGCATACTCCTTCCTAACGATACTCTTGATTACGGAACTGCAGGCCTTGGCATCATCACAAGTAAACTCACCGGCTTCAACCTCTCTGCCTGCGTATTCGGAATCTTCATCCCCTTTATAATCGCAGGCTTCTATTTCCTTGGCGCAAAGTTCGCCATAAGAGCACTCGTAGGAACCGCCGTCTACACAGTAGGCCTTGAACTCTTCGAAAACATCCCCTTCGTCCTCGATACCGAGCACTTCATAGCCGTCGCCTTCGGCGGCGCGATCCTTGGCGCAGGCCTCTCCCTCATCCTCAGGTTCGGCGGTTGCATCGACGGCTCCGAAATACTTGCCAACATCGTCGTTGACAAATTCACCGAAAAAACCGGCAAAAACATCAGCATGACCTCAATCCTAGTAGCCTTCAACATGATGGTCTACCTCCTAGCCTTCTTCCTCCTAAACCAAAACAGCGCCCTCTTAGGCCTCCTAGTCTACGTAGTAGCCACAGCCATCATCGACCACTTCACCGACCACTTCGAATCCATAAAGCGCGTAACGATCATAACCAAAAACCCTGACGCCATGATCGACAAGATCCGAAATGACATGAAGAAAACCTGCACCGTCATGGACTCCTACGGTGCCATAGCTGGTAAGAACAAAACCGTCATCTGCTACGTAACCTACTTCGAACTACGAAAATTAAGAGATATAATCGATTCCTTTGAAGAGAATGCATTCATCACCGTATCTACAATCGATGAAATTCATATAAAAAGTTAA
- the fusA gene encoding elongation factor G: MNVYTTDKIRNVVLLGHGSCGKSTLAEAMCYLAGVTSRLGSIDDGNTVSDFDKEEQKRKISISTSTIPIEWDGCKINILDTPGFFDFVGEVEEAISVADAAIIVVSGKSGIEVGTQKAWDLCEEYNIPRMIYVSDMDIDEVSYRQVVQDLVDKFGKKIAPFNLPIREDEKLIGYVNVIQEKAFRWENKEATPMDVPEYSKEYLASYRDTLMEAVAETSEDLMERYFNGETFSENEIRSALRTNVCDGSIVPVEQGSSIFCEGVYTLLDDIVKYMPSPENRKMSGINTKTNEIFEANFDFSKPKTAFVFKTIIDPFIGKYSLVKVRSGVLKTDDVLYDPNKDEEVKIGKLYILRGNKTEEIAEVHAGDLCALQKLDINTGDSLATKATPVQYAKMNISRPFTCQRYHAQNKSDIDKIAQSLAKLQAEDPTMRVVNDAENHQSLIYGMGDMHIDVIASKLLNEYKVAIDLTKPKVAFRETIRKNADVESKYKKQTGGHGQYGHVKMRFEPLGDVTKSYEFAEEVVGGAVPKNYFPAVEKGLAESVQRGPLAAYPVVGVKATLYDGSYHPVDSSEMAFKVAARQAFKDAFMKATPVLLEPIVNLKVTVPDSFTGDVMGDLNKRRGRVTGMDPIGGGKQVISADVPQMELYGYCTQLRSMTGGAGDYEYEFARYEQCPSDVQAKEVEARAAKVAADSESDD; the protein is encoded by the coding sequence ATGAACGTTTACACCACTGACAAGATTCGTAACGTTGTTTTGCTCGGGCACGGTAGCTGCGGCAAGTCAACTCTGGCTGAAGCTATGTGCTATCTTGCAGGCGTTACATCAAGACTTGGTTCTATCGATGATGGTAATACCGTTAGCGACTTTGACAAAGAAGAACAAAAGCGCAAGATTTCCATTAGTACTTCAACTATCCCGATCGAATGGGATGGATGCAAGATCAATATTCTTGATACTCCCGGTTTCTTCGATTTTGTTGGAGAAGTTGAAGAGGCTATAAGTGTAGCAGATGCAGCTATAATCGTTGTATCAGGTAAGAGCGGCATAGAAGTTGGAACCCAGAAGGCATGGGATCTTTGTGAAGAATACAATATTCCTCGCATGATCTATGTTTCAGATATGGATATCGATGAAGTATCATATCGTCAGGTCGTCCAGGATTTGGTAGATAAATTTGGTAAGAAGATAGCTCCATTCAATCTTCCTATTCGTGAAGATGAAAAGCTTATTGGTTACGTTAACGTAATTCAGGAGAAGGCATTCCGTTGGGAAAATAAGGAAGCTACTCCTATGGATGTTCCGGAATACAGTAAAGAATACCTTGCTTCCTACAGAGATACTCTTATGGAAGCTGTTGCAGAGACAAGTGAAGATCTCATGGAACGTTACTTCAACGGAGAGACATTCTCAGAAAACGAGATCCGTTCCGCTCTTCGTACCAATGTCTGCGACGGTAGCATTGTTCCTGTAGAGCAGGGCTCATCAATATTCTGCGAAGGTGTTTATACACTCCTTGATGATATTGTTAAGTACATGCCTAGCCCTGAGAACCGCAAGATGAGCGGTATCAATACTAAGACTAACGAGATCTTCGAAGCTAACTTCGATTTCTCAAAGCCTAAGACAGCATTCGTATTTAAGACAATCATCGATCCTTTCATTGGTAAGTATTCACTTGTTAAGGTTCGTTCAGGTGTTCTTAAGACAGATGATGTTCTTTATGATCCTAATAAGGATGAAGAAGTTAAGATCGGTAAGCTCTATATCCTTAGAGGAAATAAGACTGAAGAGATCGCAGAAGTTCACGCCGGTGATCTTTGCGCACTTCAGAAGCTCGATATCAATACAGGAGATTCACTTGCGACCAAGGCTACTCCTGTTCAGTACGCTAAGATGAATATCTCTAGACCATTCACATGTCAGAGATATCACGCTCAGAATAAGAGCGATATAGATAAGATCGCACAGTCTCTTGCTAAGCTTCAGGCTGAAGATCCTACTATGAGAGTAGTTAACGATGCTGAGAATCATCAGTCACTTATCTATGGTATGGGTGACATGCATATCGATGTTATCGCATCCAAGCTCCTCAACGAGTACAAGGTTGCTATCGATCTTACAAAGCCGAAGGTAGCATTCCGTGAGACTATCCGTAAGAATGCGGATGTTGAGTCTAAGTACAAGAAGCAGACAGGTGGACATGGTCAGTATGGTCATGTAAAGATGCGCTTCGAGCCTCTTGGCGATGTAACCAAGTCCTATGAGTTTGCAGAAGAAGTTGTCGGCGGTGCAGTTCCGAAGAACTACTTCCCTGCAGTAGAAAAAGGTCTTGCAGAGTCTGTTCAGAGAGGTCCTCTTGCAGCATATCCTGTAGTTGGCGTTAAGGCTACACTTTACGATGGATCTTATCATCCTGTAGACTCTTCCGAAATGGCATTCAAGGTTGCAGCCAGACAGGCATTCAAGGATGCGTTCATGAAGGCAACTCCTGTTCTTCTTGAGCCTATCGTAAACCTTAAGGTTACTGTTCCGGACAGCTTCACTGGTGATGTTATGGGTGATCTTAACAAGCGCCGCGGCCGTGTAACCGGTATGGATCCTATTGGTGGTGGTAAGCAGGTGATCTCAGCTGACGTTCCTCAGATGGAACTGTACGGATACTGCACACAGCTTCGTTCTATGACGGGTGGTGCAGGAGATTATGAATATGAATTTGCTCGCTACGAGCAGTGTCCTTCAGATGTTCAGGCCAAAGAGGTTGAGGCTAGAGCAGCTAAGGTTGCAGCAGATAGCGAATCAGACGATTAA
- a CDS encoding prephenate dehydrogenase has translation MENITCGFIGLGLIGGSMAKALKNGNKDLRIVAYDVNMETLEMARADGIADEITSSIDEHFLACDYIFLCAPVQINIENTNKIKSFLKKDAILTDIGSVKTQIHDHIHSLGLDAQFIGGHPMAGTERIGYINSKPIILENAYYILTKTPETSDDKLNHFYDLVKSMGAIPLVMDHKQHDYIVAAISHVPHVISASLVNLVKNSDSENGLMKLTAAGGFKDITRISSSSPVMWQQICLTNTKNISELLGNYIDSLNKIKEQIDNGEGDSIIRFFNDARVYRESFIDSSGGPIKKAYNVHIDIADQPGVLATVATLLAVHNINIKNIGIMHNREYQSGSLQIEFNDEHDQLESIALLKSHGYIVS, from the coding sequence ATGGAAAACATAACTTGTGGATTTATAGGCCTTGGCCTTATCGGCGGTTCAATGGCCAAAGCTCTCAAAAACGGTAATAAAGATCTAAGGATCGTAGCATACGATGTAAATATGGAAACTCTTGAAATGGCCCGTGCGGATGGTATTGCTGATGAGATCACATCTTCCATCGACGAGCATTTTCTTGCGTGCGATTATATCTTTTTGTGTGCACCCGTTCAGATCAATATCGAGAATACTAATAAGATAAAATCTTTTCTGAAAAAAGATGCTATTCTCACTGACATAGGTTCTGTAAAGACCCAGATTCACGATCATATTCACAGCCTCGGCCTCGATGCCCAGTTCATAGGCGGACATCCCATGGCAGGAACTGAAAGGATCGGGTATATCAATTCGAAACCTATCATTCTTGAAAATGCATACTATATTCTTACAAAAACTCCTGAAACAAGTGATGACAAACTTAACCACTTCTATGATCTTGTAAAGAGCATGGGCGCGATCCCTCTTGTCATGGATCACAAGCAGCACGATTATATCGTTGCAGCTATTTCTCATGTACCTCATGTCATCTCTGCTTCACTTGTAAACCTTGTTAAGAATTCCGATTCCGAGAACGGACTTATGAAGCTTACCGCAGCAGGCGGCTTTAAGGATATCACAAGAATCTCCTCATCCTCTCCTGTTATGTGGCAGCAGATATGTCTTACCAATACTAAAAATATATCTGAGCTTCTTGGGAACTACATTGATTCCCTTAATAAGATAAAAGAACAGATCGATAATGGTGAAGGCGACTCCATCATACGCTTTTTCAATGATGCAAGAGTATACCGCGAATCCTTTATTGATTCTTCGGGCGGTCCTATCAAAAAGGCCTATAACGTTCATATCGATATTGCCGATCAGCCGGGTGTACTTGCAACAGTTGCTACTCTCCTTGCCGTTCATAACATCAATATCAAAAATATAGGAATCATGCATAACCGTGAATATCAGAGCGGTAGTCTCCAGATCGAGTTTAACGATGAGCACGACCAGCTTGAATCTATAGCACTTCTCAAGTCACACGGCTATATAGTTTCATAA